From Ammoniphilus oxalaticus:
GATTAAAGCAGTCACTAACAGTCCAATAAAATTGGGAGTATATAAAGAAATGGGTTTGTTTAAAAGAGATTCGGTAAGCGCCGCGAGAGCTGCCATAACCGATACGGTGAGCAATGCCGCGGTGTAGCTCCGAATTGAAAAGCCTGGGACGAGAAACGCGACCAACATAAGCGCGAAGGAAATGAATAAAAAGCGCATGAGATAACGGAGTAAAGTTGTAGTCAAAACAATCATCCTTTTTGATAGATAGTAAACTAGGCTACCCCGGCGCTGCTTTTTTTATACATTCTTTTACGTGTTATAATAAAAAGACATTGGAGTAAGAAAGGGGATTTTTGGTGCAAGATCGGCTGTTTCGAACATTGGAATTTGATAAAGTAATTTTACAACTTTTAGATCATTGCTCTTCTACATTGGGAAGGGAAAAAATAGAGAGCCTACAACCGACAACGGAGCTTAGCGAGGCTGTGACCAGACAAGAAATCACATTTGAAGCTTATACGGTGATTCGGCTGAAAGGCAGCGTCCCTTTTGCGGGCGTTCGCAATATTCGAGCGGCCATCGGCAGGGCCAAGCTTGGCGGAACATTAAGCACATCCGAACTGCTAGATATTAGCGGTGTGATTCGCGGCGGATGGAGATTGAGAAAAGCGATTGAAGCGGTCATCGAAGAAGAACAATCGCTGCCTTTACTTGAACAGTTCACCTCTCAGATTGAACGTTTGGCGGAGCTAGAACGCGAGATCGAGGCGGCGATTGATGAACACGGACAAGTGGTGGATCGGGCAAGCGCCGCCCTCGCTCAGATTCGTTCTCAAATTCGTACTGCGGAATCACGTATTAAAGAAAGATTGGATTCGATTATTCGTTCCTCATCTTACCAGAAGATGTTGCAAGAGAGCATTGTGACTGTGCGTGGAGAGCGGTATGTGATACCTGTTAAACAAGAGTATCGTCACGTTTTTGGCGGCATGATTCACGATCAGTCGGCTTCTGGAGCGACTTTGTTTATCGAACCCGACGCGGTCGTACAGGCAAATAATCAATTGCGAGAGTATCGCTTAAAAGAGGAACGAGAAGTTGAGCGTATTTTGCGACAGATGACAGAGCTTGTGGCCGCGCAGGCTGAGATGCTTACGCATAACGTGGAAATGCTGGCGGAACTTGATTTCGCATTCGCAAAAGCGCGCTATGCCCACCAAATAAGGGCCACACAGCCAAAGCTCAACGACAATGGTTATTTTAAACTAAACAAAGGTCGACACCCGTTAATTCCGTTAGACGAAGTCGTGCCGATCGATGTTGAATTGGGTGATGACTATTCAGCGCTGATTGTGACTGGACCGAATACGGGCGGTAAGACGGTAACATTAAAAACGATCGGTTTACACGCTTTAATGGCCGCGAGCGGATTGCATGTTCCTGCCCTTGATGATAGTGAGATGGCTATCTTTTCAGGTGTTTTCGCGGATATCGGGGATGAGCAAAGTATAGAGCAAAACTTAAGCACATTTTCAGGACATATGACGAATATCATTCAAATCCTCGGACAGATTGACGCCAATAGTCTCGTTCTTATGGATGAACTTGGCGCGGGCACAGACCCAACAGAGGGCGCTGCATTGGCGATGGCGATTCTCGATCATATGTATGGGATCGGAGCCAAAGTTGTGGCGACGACCCACTATAGCGAATTGAAAGCTTTTGCGTACAATCGACCGCAGGCGCTTAATGCGAGTGTGGAATTTGACGTTGAAACATTAAGTCCGACGTATCGCTTATTAGTCGGGGTGCCTGGTCGAAGTAACGCATTTGCAATTGCTAGACGCTTGGGCTTGTCGTCTGGGATCATCGAAGAGGCAAAAGCTCATATTAGCGTCGATGATTCCCGCGTTGAGAAGATGATCGCCACCTTGGAAGAAAACCGTTTAGCCGCTGAACAAAATCGTTTGCGGACGGATCAGCTTCGCAAGCAAATGGAGCAACAACGTGAAGAGCTTGAAAGGGAACAGGCCGAATTTGCCCGCGCAAAGAACCAGTTGCTTCAACAAGCGGAAGAGGAAGCGGCGCAATCTGTGGCCAAAGCGAGAAGAGAAGCGGATGAAATTATCGCGGATCTGAGAAGGTTAGCTCAAGAAGAGCAGCATGGGATTAAAGAACATAAGTTAATTGAAGCAAAGAAAAGGCTTGAGGGAGCCATACCTGAATTTGAACGAGAGACAGAGAGAAAGCAACAAGCGAAACGAAGAAAACTGGAAACATTAGAAATCGGTGATGAAGTCGAAGTCACTTCCCTTGGACAGAAAGGGGAAATCATTGCTAATCTCAGTAACAATGAATTCCAAGTTCAGTTAGGGATTTTGAAAATGACAATTAAGGCGAAAGACCTTGTTAAACTTGGTTCCAAAAAGAAGCAAGAGCCGAGCGCGTATACGAAAATTAAAATGTCACGTGAGACGGCCCGCCCGGAAATTGATTTGCGCGGTTATACTGTTCATGATGCGTTACCAGTCATTGATAAGTACTTGGATGACGCGCTCATCTCGAACTTGAATCGTGTCTCTTTGATTCACGGAAGCGGTACAGGCGCGTTACGGACGGGTGTTCACAATTATTTAAAGAATCATCGAAACGTAAAATCGTACCGCTTTGGCGGTCAAGGCGAAGGCGGGGTTGGGGCGACGATCGTAGAACTGAAGTGAAAAAATGAGTCATGGAAATATTTCAATCTTTACGAGAATCGCAAAGATAGGTATGATGTGTGTATCAACCTAATTAGTAGGTTGGGAGTTCTTGCGGCCACTTGAAGGTCGCTTTTTTTTTTGCCTAGCCGCCCGCGTGGAACCGCTTTTTCCTATATCCCTTTTAGGGCATAATAGTGTATAATTCATGGATAGTTAACGGTAATAAACGTTGGAGGAAATGAATGCTTAAACGTTTAACGATCATTTTGATTATTTTTTCAACCATCTTTTTTATAGGCGGCATAACCTATTGGTTTATAACTACTACATAAAATGTATTTTCAAAAACTTGGAGGAAATAGTATGGAATTCAATGCGCAACCTAGAGTTGCTGTCATCGGTTTAGGATTTATCGGGCTCCCACTAGCGTTAACTTATGCAATGAAAGGGGCCAAAGTGGTCGGCGTGGATGTACTTGAACAACATATTGAAAATATCAATCGCGGCGTATCCCACCATCTCGAATTTTACGAGGGGAAGTCATTAGAAGAAATATTAAGGGAACAATTAAAAGAGCAGCGTTTTACAGGGACAACGAGCTATAAAACAGCTGCATCCCAAGTTGATACTTATATTATTACGGTCGGGATTCCGGTTGAGAACGGTGACGCGAATCTTACCTATTTAAGAAGCGCTTGCGAAGAACTAGCAACCGTATTGAAGCAGGGGGACACGGTCATTGTTAGAAGCACCGTCATTCCTGGGTCGACGGAGGAGTTCATCGCTCCAATCCTGGAACAGAGCGGTTTAAAAGCGGGGGAAGATTTTTATTTAGCTTATTCTTCCGAGCGAATCGCCGAAGGGAAAGCATTTGAGGAATTTATCCATATGCCTCTTGCGCTAGGCGGGGTCAATGAGGAGAGCGCGCAACGGGCGCAATCGATCTTAGGGTTCGTGACAGAGGCGGAAATTACCGTTTCAGAAATTAAAGTTGTGGAAACGGCGAAAGTGATTGAAAATATTCAGCGCGATGTAAACATTGCGATGGTACAGCAATTTGCTCGTTTTTCCGAAAAGTTAGGAATCGATACGTTCGAGTTAATTAAAGTGGCGAATACCCATAAACGAGTGAATTTATTGACGCCTGGACCGGGTGTGGGCGGATATTGTTTGCCAAATGCATTGTATTATTTATTGCCGAAAGCAAAGGAACTGGGCGTAGATATTGGTCTGTTGGAGTTGGCTCGAAAAATCAATGACGCCGTGCCGCAAGAACTGGTGGATATGGTCGATAACGAGTTAAAAAAACGAGGAGATTCACTGCTTAATAAAAAAGTGGCGGTGATTGGCTTGGCGATGAAAGACTTTTCTAATGATGATCGGATTAGTCCGCCGCATCACGTGGTAGAACTTCTCTTGGAGCGTGGCGCCATCGTCAAGGCCTATGATCCAGCGGTGCCAAGTGTCTATTCGTACAAAGTGGACGACATTCAAGCAGCGATCGATGATGCGGACGTTCTTATTTATTTAACCGTCCAGGAAGAGTTTTTAGACTTAGATTGGAAGGCTCTCATTAAGCGAATGGCCGAGGATCCGATTCTGCTTGACACGAAGCATCGTATTCCTAAAACGGCTTCAAACGGGGCAACATTGTTGAGAATATAGTAAAAAGAAGTTGAGATAAAATGAATCAATCCAAAAAGGTTTTAATTATCGCTTACTTGTTTCCGCCAATCGGCGGAGGCGGTGTGCAAAGAGCGTTAAAAATGGCGAAATATCTAAATCAATATGGCTGGCAAGTTCACGTGTTGACCGTCGAACCGATCTACCATGTTTCCTTAGACGAATCGTTGCTCAACCAATTACCCGAGACGGTGATCATTCATCGAACACAGGAGTTTTCATTCGGGGCCCCGCCAGCTGTTGCGGTTTCAGCTGATTCGTCAGAGACGGACAACTCGAATCAGAAGAAAAATGTGAAGAGCGCAGTGAAAGCGGCTCTCTTTCCGACACTCAAAAAGATGAAGAAATATGCGCTTATTCCCGATGACCAAATTCTTTGGTTCCCATCTGCAACGAAGAAAGGTCTTGAGATTATTAGGGAACATCAAATTGACGCGATCTTTTCCACTTCTGGTCCGTACACGAATCATCTCGTCGGTTTGCGTTTAAAGAAGAAGACGCGTCTTCCTTGGATTGTAGACTTTCGCGATCCTTGGACTCAAAACATGCATCGTCCAGGCGTGGCGTGGCGGGAGAAAGTTGAAGAGAAGATGGAACGAAACGTTTTGCGTGAAGCGGATATTTTGCTTACGGTTACTCGTTCATTCGCGAACGACTTTCAGCGTAAATTTGGCAATGTCATTAAACGGACGGAAGTCATTCATAACGGTTTTGATCCCGAAGACTATCAGCAATTAGCCACGATTGCATCCGATCGACAACGCTGCTCTTTTATTTATACAGGGATATTTTATCAGGAGAGAAATCCGCGCTTATTTTTACAGGCGATTCATGAACTGTTGGCTGAAGGGAAATTAAAGCGCGACTTAATTGAATTAAAATTTGCGGGTGTTTTTGACTATCCAGGCTATACAGAAAACATGGACTGCGCTCAGGCGTTAGGTTTGGAAGATATTGTGAAGGTGTTAGGGCATTTGCCGCACCAGGAAGCGCTAATTGAATTGAAAAGCTCAGATGTTTTGCTGTTAATTGCGGATACGGCGCCAGGGTCAGGACGCTATATTCCGGGCAAGCTATTTGAATATATGGCGATTGGCAAGCCAATCTTAGCGCTAAGTTTGCCTGGGGAATCGACGGCGATCATCGAACAATACGGACTTGGGCAAGTTGTGAATCCAACATCAAAAGAAGAGATTAAGGCGGGCATTATGATTTTGTATGAGCAATGGTTGAATCAGGATGGGACGGAGCGATCGACAGTCATTGAACCATCAACGAGCATGTATCAAAGAAAAACACAAGCTGGGATGTTAGCTAAGCTTCTTGATCAAATCACGACCTAACGATACAATAGAAAGATAGATTCATTTTTGAGTTAGCATCGGAAAGGGATTGTACCATGAACCACTACAGAAGGGCGCTACATGTAATTGGCGGAGGAGAATTTGGCGGAGCGGAACAACACATCATCCAGCTTTTATCCTTACTACCTCGCTACGGCTACATTGGGAGGGTTGTTTGCTTTTATGAAGCCGAGTTTTCCGAAAGGTTGCGAAAACAAGGCATAGAAGTAGAGGTTCTTGCGCATGGGCGATTTGATCTTCGATTGCTTACAAGTTTGAAACAGATTTTTATGAAAGAACAACCGGATATCATTCATACTCACGGGGTTAAAGCCAATTTCTTTAGTCGACTTGCGGCGCGGAAATTGCCTATTCCGTTAGTGACGACGATACATAGCATACTGAGATATGATTACCAAAATCAGTTAGCGTTCTTTGTAGCCTCTAATATGGAAAAGAGAACGAGAGGGCTGAACAATCAGTTCATCGCCATTTCGCGCTCAATCGAAGATACATTGCTGTTCGAAGGAGTTCCCAACGAGAAGATTTCGCTTGTCCATCACGGGATTGATTTCGACCTTTATGCGTCTGGTCAAGGGGATAAGTTGCGCGAGGAACTTGCCTTGCCGAAGGAGGCCTATCTGATCGGAGTCGTCTCGCGGTTAGTCGAAGCGAAAGGGATTGAGTATGTGTTGCAAGCCATGCCCACAATTCTTCGTGATCAACCTAGCGCGCATTTAGTGATCGTGGGAGCAGGTCCCTATGAACAAACGTTGAAAAAAATGAGCGTTGAGTTGTCGATTCAAGACCACGTGCATTTTCTCGGTTTTCGCAAAGATATTCCAGATTGTTTACATAGTTTCCAATGTTTTGTGAGCGGTTCATTATCCGAAGGTCTGGGCTTAAATGTGTTGGAGGCAATGGCAGCTTCTATTCCTGTTGTCGTAACGGGAGTTGGCGGGATCCTCGATTTTGTAGAGGATGAAGTCAATGGTTTGCTTGTCCCGCTTCGTTCTAGCACAGATATCGCAATTAAAATCTTAACGCTCATGCAAAATGATCAATTGGCTCAACAATTGACTGAACAGGCTGTAAAACGAGTGAAGACAGATTTTTCTCTCGATTCGATGGGAAGAAAAACAGCCGATGTTTACCAAAAGATAATCTCGAAAAATAAGCGTAAATAAGTCCTCGAACATGTGTTAAAACCACAGTGTCGAGGACTTATTGTTTTTGCGACTATCTTCTTAGTAGACGCTTCGATATATTTTGCAAGAGGTGTAAGACCAACGATTCTCGCAAGATGATCATGGCGATTAGGAAGCTGAGGGCGCCGAGTCCAATCAAGCCGAGTGTGGATAGTTTAGCCTTTATGAGCGTGTCCTGAGGAAGTGTAGACCTAGCAAGCATCAAGCTTAGACTCATGACCGCCGAACTAAGCAATGTTTTTACCATCGTAATCCAGAATGAGGGCAGAATAAACCTCCCTATTTGCTTCCTTAGCAAAATGCCAAGGAATAACGTATGGAATAAAGCGCCGATCGCCGTGCCTAGCGCAATGCCGCCGTGATCGAGATAAGGAATCAGCAGCATACTCGCTCCCGTAAAAACACCGATGCTTAGCACAGCGGCAATGACGGGAGTCCGTGTGTTTTCCATCGCGTAAAAGGCGCGTGTAAGCAGGTCTTTTAAAGCGACGAAGAAGAGCCCCAGACCATAAAAAATAAGGGCGATGCTTGTCCATTGCACATCTCGAGCATCGAATTTACTGTTCCCGCCCCACTGATAGAGGAAGGAAATCAGCTCTTTGGGAATCATCACAAAGGCAAATATCGTTGGCAATAACAGCAAAAACAAATACCGCATCCCTTCCGTGATTGATGCCTTCATTTGATCCCATTTTTTGTTCGTAAAATGTTCTACTAAATGCGGGAAAATCGGTAAAATAA
This genomic window contains:
- a CDS encoding phage holin family protein is translated as MTTTLLRYLMRFLFISFALMLVAFLVPGFSIRSYTAALLTVSVMAALAALTESLLNKPISLYTPNFIGLLVTALILYISQFIIHGVRITLIASLVASMLLTMLLPLISRGDLLNGLKNNGQKSNYPSKKGIK
- a CDS encoding endonuclease MutS2 produces the protein MQDRLFRTLEFDKVILQLLDHCSSTLGREKIESLQPTTELSEAVTRQEITFEAYTVIRLKGSVPFAGVRNIRAAIGRAKLGGTLSTSELLDISGVIRGGWRLRKAIEAVIEEEQSLPLLEQFTSQIERLAELEREIEAAIDEHGQVVDRASAALAQIRSQIRTAESRIKERLDSIIRSSSYQKMLQESIVTVRGERYVIPVKQEYRHVFGGMIHDQSASGATLFIEPDAVVQANNQLREYRLKEEREVERILRQMTELVAAQAEMLTHNVEMLAELDFAFAKARYAHQIRATQPKLNDNGYFKLNKGRHPLIPLDEVVPIDVELGDDYSALIVTGPNTGGKTVTLKTIGLHALMAASGLHVPALDDSEMAIFSGVFADIGDEQSIEQNLSTFSGHMTNIIQILGQIDANSLVLMDELGAGTDPTEGAALAMAILDHMYGIGAKVVATTHYSELKAFAYNRPQALNASVEFDVETLSPTYRLLVGVPGRSNAFAIARRLGLSSGIIEEAKAHISVDDSRVEKMIATLEENRLAAEQNRLRTDQLRKQMEQQREELEREQAEFARAKNQLLQQAEEEAAQSVAKARREADEIIADLRRLAQEEQHGIKEHKLIEAKKRLEGAIPEFERETERKQQAKRRKLETLEIGDEVEVTSLGQKGEIIANLSNNEFQVQLGILKMTIKAKDLVKLGSKKKQEPSAYTKIKMSRETARPEIDLRGYTVHDALPVIDKYLDDALISNLNRVSLIHGSGTGALRTGVHNYLKNHRNVKSYRFGGQGEGGVGATIVELK
- a CDS encoding nucleotide sugar dehydrogenase, whose protein sequence is MEFNAQPRVAVIGLGFIGLPLALTYAMKGAKVVGVDVLEQHIENINRGVSHHLEFYEGKSLEEILREQLKEQRFTGTTSYKTAASQVDTYIITVGIPVENGDANLTYLRSACEELATVLKQGDTVIVRSTVIPGSTEEFIAPILEQSGLKAGEDFYLAYSSERIAEGKAFEEFIHMPLALGGVNEESAQRAQSILGFVTEAEITVSEIKVVETAKVIENIQRDVNIAMVQQFARFSEKLGIDTFELIKVANTHKRVNLLTPGPGVGGYCLPNALYYLLPKAKELGVDIGLLELARKINDAVPQELVDMVDNELKKRGDSLLNKKVAVIGLAMKDFSNDDRISPPHHVVELLLERGAIVKAYDPAVPSVYSYKVDDIQAAIDDADVLIYLTVQEEFLDLDWKALIKRMAEDPILLDTKHRIPKTASNGATLLRI
- a CDS encoding glycosyltransferase family 4 protein; amino-acid sequence: MNQSKKVLIIAYLFPPIGGGGVQRALKMAKYLNQYGWQVHVLTVEPIYHVSLDESLLNQLPETVIIHRTQEFSFGAPPAVAVSADSSETDNSNQKKNVKSAVKAALFPTLKKMKKYALIPDDQILWFPSATKKGLEIIREHQIDAIFSTSGPYTNHLVGLRLKKKTRLPWIVDFRDPWTQNMHRPGVAWREKVEEKMERNVLREADILLTVTRSFANDFQRKFGNVIKRTEVIHNGFDPEDYQQLATIASDRQRCSFIYTGIFYQERNPRLFLQAIHELLAEGKLKRDLIELKFAGVFDYPGYTENMDCAQALGLEDIVKVLGHLPHQEALIELKSSDVLLLIADTAPGSGRYIPGKLFEYMAIGKPILALSLPGESTAIIEQYGLGQVVNPTSKEEIKAGIMILYEQWLNQDGTERSTVIEPSTSMYQRKTQAGMLAKLLDQITT
- a CDS encoding glycosyltransferase, with the translated sequence MNHYRRALHVIGGGEFGGAEQHIIQLLSLLPRYGYIGRVVCFYEAEFSERLRKQGIEVEVLAHGRFDLRLLTSLKQIFMKEQPDIIHTHGVKANFFSRLAARKLPIPLVTTIHSILRYDYQNQLAFFVASNMEKRTRGLNNQFIAISRSIEDTLLFEGVPNEKISLVHHGIDFDLYASGQGDKLREELALPKEAYLIGVVSRLVEAKGIEYVLQAMPTILRDQPSAHLVIVGAGPYEQTLKKMSVELSIQDHVHFLGFRKDIPDCLHSFQCFVSGSLSEGLGLNVLEAMAASIPVVVTGVGGILDFVEDEVNGLLVPLRSSTDIAIKILTLMQNDQLAQQLTEQAVKRVKTDFSLDSMGRKTADVYQKIISKNKRK